From Bacteroides uniformis:
AATATATCTGTATCTATGGTGGTGCGCAGAAGAATCTGGCTCCTTCCGGTGTTACATTCGTCATCGTGAAGAATGACGCGCTGGGTAAGGTATCCCGCTATATCCCGACCATGCTGAACTATCAGACGCATGTGGATAGCGGCTCTATGTTCAATACTCCTCCCGTTGTCCCCATCTATGCAGCCCTGCAGACATTGCGCTGGATTAAGGCAGAGGGTGGCGTGAAGGAAATGGAACGCCGTGCCATCGAAAAGGCCGATATGCTGTATGCTGAAATTGACCGTAACAAAATGTTTGTGGGTACGGCTGCCAAAGAAGACCGTTCACGCATGAACATCTGCTTTGTGATGGCTCCCGAATACAAGGAATTGGAAGCTGACTTCCTGAAGTTCGCTACCGAAAGAGGTATGGTAGGTATCAAGGGACACCGTTCTGTAGGTGGATTCCGTGCATCCTGCTATAATGCCATGCCGAAGGAAAGCGTGCAGGCTTTGATTGACTGCATGCAGGAATTTGAGAAACTTCATTAATAATATTGTTTTTCACCACAGATTACGCAGATTTGCACAGATTGTTTTTATGATTAAACTCTGTGATAATCTGTGTCATCTGTGGTGAGTCTTTTTAATATCATGAAATTATGAAAGTATTAGTTGCAACAGACAAACCGTTTGCCAAAGTGGCAGTAGACGGTATCCGTAAAGAAATAGAAGCAGCAGGTTACGAACTCGTGCTGCTGGAAAAATATGGTGAAAAAGCCAAGCTGTTGGAGGCTGTGAAAGATGCCAACGCTATCATTATCCGCAGTGACATCATTGATGCTGAAGTGCTGGATGCCGCCAAGGAACTGAAGATTGTGGTGCGTGCCGGTGCCGGTTATGATAATGTGGACCTGGAAGCAGCTACTGCCCACAATGTATGTGTAATGAATACTCCGGGACAGAACTCCAATGCTGTGGCCGAATTAGCTTTTGGCTTGATGGTGATGGCTGTCCGTAATATGTATAACGGTACTTCCGGTACTGAACTGATGGGCAAGAAGCTGGGTATCCACGCTTATGGTAACGTAGGCCGCAACGTAGCCCGTATTGCCAAAGGCTTCGGTATGGAGATTTATGCGTTCGACGCTTTCTGCCCGAAAGAAGTAATCGAGAAGGATGGAGTGAAGGCTGTGGGTTCTGCTGAAGAGCTTTACTCTACTTGCGACGTCGTTTCCCTGCATATTCCTGCAACTGCCGAAACGAAGAATTCCATCAATTATGCATTGGTGAACAAGATGCCGAAGGGCGGACTGCTGGTGAACACAGCCCGTAAGGAAGTCATCAATGAAGCAGAGCTTATCCAGCTGATGGAAGAGCGCACCGACTTGAAATACATGACCGACATTATGCCTGCTGCCAATGAAACATTTGCAGCCAAGTTTGCCGGACGTTATTTCTCTACACCGAAAAAGATGGGGGCCCAGACTGCTGAAGCCAATATCAACGCAGGTATTGCCGCTGCCAAGCAGATTGTAGGCTTCCTGAAAGACGGTTGCGAGAAGTTCCGC
This genomic window contains:
- a CDS encoding NAD(P)-dependent oxidoreductase, with translation MKVLVATDKPFAKVAVDGIRKEIEAAGYELVLLEKYGEKAKLLEAVKDANAIIIRSDIIDAEVLDAAKELKIVVRAGAGYDNVDLEAATAHNVCVMNTPGQNSNAVAELAFGLMVMAVRNMYNGTSGTELMGKKLGIHAYGNVGRNVARIAKGFGMEIYAFDAFCPKEVIEKDGVKAVGSAEELYSTCDVVSLHIPATAETKNSINYALVNKMPKGGLLVNTARKEVINEAELIQLMEERTDLKYMTDIMPAANETFAAKFAGRYFSTPKKMGAQTAEANINAGIAAAKQIVGFLKDGCEKFRVNK